In Hymenobacter gelipurpurascens, one DNA window encodes the following:
- a CDS encoding dihydroorotase, with amino-acid sequence MLLLQNARIASENSPQLLEGDVLIVEGKIQEIGSNLAIPEGARVIDARGRVLMPAMFDAHVHFRAPGFENKETITTGSEAAINGGITGVVMMPNTRPALDSATAVDTVLENARHRSRIPVYTSGCVTKNREGKELAEIEGMRQLGVKMLTDDGDTTSDPAVLLRAMQYATEFGMFFASHCEVPELAGPRALNEGVMSYRLGIKGSPACAEEIIIDRDIRLARAAGAHVHIQHVSSKEGMETIRWWKSRGDVKVTAEVAPHHLLFTDEHIGDYDTNYKMNPPLRTQADCDALLEGLKEGVFDLIATDHAPHTPFEKAQDFISAPNGITGLDTALVSLYHFFVEPGKFGWDLVVKRYSAEPRRLMGLPAPTIEVGQEANCVLFDTEAETTFTREFMKSKSQNTPFIDQTLKGSVDLVVLGTEILLER; translated from the coding sequence ATGCTTCTCCTTCAAAACGCCCGCATCGCCTCCGAAAACTCTCCCCAACTGCTCGAAGGCGACGTCTTGATTGTCGAAGGAAAAATCCAGGAAATCGGCAGCAACCTGGCCATTCCCGAGGGCGCCCGCGTCATCGATGCGCGCGGTCGGGTGCTGATGCCGGCCATGTTTGATGCCCACGTCCATTTCCGCGCCCCCGGGTTTGAAAACAAGGAAACCATCACCACAGGGAGCGAAGCAGCCATTAACGGCGGCATTACCGGCGTGGTGATGATGCCGAACACCCGCCCCGCCCTCGACTCGGCAACCGCCGTGGACACTGTGCTGGAAAATGCCAGGCATCGTTCGCGCATTCCGGTGTACACCTCCGGCTGCGTCACCAAAAACCGCGAGGGCAAGGAGCTGGCCGAAATCGAAGGTATGCGTCAGCTCGGGGTGAAAATGCTCACCGACGACGGCGACACCACCAGCGACCCGGCGGTGCTGCTGCGGGCCATGCAGTACGCCACCGAGTTCGGGATGTTTTTCGCCAGCCACTGCGAGGTGCCGGAGCTGGCCGGGCCACGTGCCCTGAACGAAGGGGTAATGAGCTACCGGCTCGGTATCAAGGGCTCACCGGCATGCGCGGAGGAAATCATCATCGACCGCGACATCCGGCTGGCCCGGGCGGCGGGCGCGCACGTGCACATCCAGCACGTTTCCAGCAAGGAGGGCATGGAAACCATCCGCTGGTGGAAGTCCAGGGGCGATGTGAAGGTGACGGCAGAAGTGGCTCCCCACCACCTGCTGTTCACCGACGAGCACATCGGCGACTACGACACGAACTATAAAATGAACCCGCCGCTGCGGACCCAGGCCGATTGTGATGCCCTGCTCGAAGGGCTCAAGGAAGGCGTCTTCGACCTCATTGCCACCGACCACGCCCCGCACACGCCGTTTGAAAAAGCCCAGGATTTCATCAGCGCCCCCAACGGCATCACTGGCCTAGATACGGCCCTGGTGTCGCTCTATCACTTCTTCGTGGAGCCCGGAAAATTCGGGTGGGACCTGGTAGTAAAGCGCTACTCGGCGGAGCCCCGCCGCCTGATGGGCCTGCCGGCGCCCACCATCGAGGTAGGCCAGGAAGCCAACTGCGTCTTGTTCGATACCGAAGCGGAAACCACCTTTACGCGGGAATTCATGAAATCTAAATCCCAGAACACCCCCTTCATCGACCAGACGTTGAAAGGCAGCGTGGACCTGGTGGTTTTAGGCACCGAAATCCTGCTGGAGCGCTAG
- a CDS encoding aspartate carbamoyltransferase catalytic subunit: MARKDLIDIASLHREEIEFLLDQSTSFKKLFSHSVKKIPALEGKSVLMLFYEASTRTHSSFEVAARRLSAEVTNFDVAHSSITKGESVRETIETLQAMRTDYIVVRHSHPGLPGMIARQTTASVINAGDGAHEHPTQALLDAFTIKEKFPDPRGKKVLIIGDILHSRVARSTSTLLQKLGVEVAYLGPGSLVPKYAPESIRRFTDYEAAMAWTPDVVYLLRVQLERQDVQFFPSVREYHRVYGITTARLAEIRDRGLYIMHPGPVNRGVELCDAVMDYERSLITNQVENGISVRMAVLDWLTPGGEFPRQQAYAAPQRASSPVMQP; encoded by the coding sequence ATGGCACGTAAAGACCTGATCGACATCGCATCCCTTCACCGTGAGGAAATCGAGTTCCTGCTCGACCAATCCACGTCCTTTAAAAAACTGTTCAGCCACTCGGTTAAGAAAATTCCTGCCCTCGAAGGCAAGTCCGTGCTCATGCTGTTCTATGAGGCCAGCACCCGGACGCACTCTTCCTTCGAGGTTGCGGCCCGGCGCCTCTCGGCGGAGGTAACGAATTTCGACGTCGCCCACTCCTCCATCACGAAGGGCGAGTCGGTGCGCGAGACGATTGAGACGCTCCAGGCCATGCGCACCGACTATATCGTCGTCCGCCACAGCCACCCCGGCCTGCCCGGCATGATTGCCCGCCAAACCACGGCCTCGGTCATTAATGCCGGCGACGGGGCCCACGAGCACCCCACCCAGGCCCTGCTGGATGCCTTCACCATCAAGGAGAAATTTCCCGACCCTCGGGGTAAGAAAGTCCTCATCATCGGCGACATCCTCCACTCCCGTGTGGCGCGCTCCACCAGCACGCTGCTGCAAAAGCTGGGCGTCGAGGTGGCCTACCTGGGCCCGGGCTCGCTGGTGCCGAAGTACGCGCCGGAAAGCATCCGCCGCTTCACCGACTATGAGGCGGCCATGGCCTGGACGCCCGATGTGGTGTACCTGCTGCGGGTGCAGCTGGAGCGCCAGGACGTGCAGTTTTTCCCCAGCGTCCGCGAGTACCACCGGGTTTATGGCATCACCACCGCCCGGCTGGCGGAAATCCGCGACCGGGGCCTTTACATCATGCACCCCGGCCCCGTGAACCGGGGGGTAGAGCTCTGCGACGCTGTTATGGACTATGAGCGCAGCCTGATTACCAACCAGGTCGAAAACGGCATTTCCGTTCGCATGGCCGTGCTCGACTGGCTCACGCCGGGCGGCGAATTTCCGCGCCAGCAAGCGTATGCCGCACCGCAGCGAGCCAGCTCGCCCGTAATGCAGCCCTAA